One window from the genome of Salmo salar unplaced genomic scaffold, Ssal_v3.1, whole genome shotgun sequence encodes:
- the LOC106594592 gene encoding scavenger receptor cysteine-rich type 1 protein M130-like, translating into MEEESHYLVARGNESSIRECVIIKGIPGILVGVLPGDCEGEYYHRVTCSESVRLVDGAGVCSGRVEVKSNQSWASVCEADFDRQDAEVVCRELGCGAPAALQGGLYGEGEGQTWDKELQCKGKESLLLDCDTSDRKHNTCLPGNAVGLTCSEPDDVRLVRGGSRCAGGVERYDQGEWRTVGAEDWDQEDVAAVVCRQLGCGSTVSVLPGNSTRRFGVHCDGPESSLGECRRRYDLYPGLTVICSNLLVQPDISLTDSMGGVSRGPQGPEMFRGYNFTITCSTQPQRPGGSFLLTFTGSNRTQTQPAVNHSAAFLFPAADDSHQGNYRCVYDNYVFSHNFSSESEILSLTVTASPLPAFIVRHVVVLLILLTAITASYLYYKPTRRQKRVNRVSSMDLHVHGDGLSELQS; encoded by the exons ATGGAAGAGGAGTCACACTATTTAGTTGCAAGGGGAAATGAGTCTTCTATTAGAGAGTGTGTCATCATAAAAGGCATACCTGGTATCTTAGTAGGAGTACTTCCTGGTGACTGTGAAGGTGAATATTATCATCGTGTGACCTGTTCAG AGTCTGTGAGGCTTGTGGACGGAGCTGGTGTCTGctctgggagagtggaggtgaagTCCAATCAGTCCTGGGCCTCAGTGTGTGAAGCTGACTTTGACCGGCAGGATGCAGAGGTAGTCTGTAGGGAGCTTGGCTGTGGGGCTCCTGCAGCTCTACAGGGGGGGCTCTATGGAGAAGGTGAGGGTCAGACCTGGGATAAAGAGTTGCAGTGTAAAGGCAAAGAGTCCCTTCTCCTGGACTGTGACACCTCAGACAGAAAACACAACACCTGCCTACCTGGTAATGCTGTTGGACTCACCTGCTCAG agcCTGACGATGTGAGGCTGGTGAGAGGAGGCAGTCGCTGTGCTGGTGGAGTGGAGCGGTACGACCAGGGAGAGTGGAGGACCGTGGGAGCTGAGGACTGGGACCAGGAGGATGTAGCTGCAGTAGTGTGTAGACAGCTGGGTTGTGGCTCCACTGTTtcagttctacctggaaacagCACTAGAAGGTTTGGAGTTCACTGTGATGGTCCTGAGTCTTCACTGGGGGAGTGTAGAAGAAGATATGATCTCTATCCTGGACTCACAGTGATCTGCTCAA ATCTCCTGGTCCAGCCTGATATCTCCCTGACTGACTCAATGGGAGGGGTCTCCAGGGGCCCCCAGGGGCCCGAGATGTTCAGAGGCTACAACTTCACCATCACCTGCTCCACTCAGCCACAGCGCCCAGGAGGCTCCTTCCTCCTCACGTTCACCGGCTCCAACAGAACCCAGACCCAGCCAGCTGTCAATCACTCTGCTGCCTTCCTCTTCCCTGCTGCAGATGACTCCCATCAAGGGAACTACCGCTGTGTTTATGACAATTATGTTTTCTCTCATAACTTCTCCTCTGAGAGCGAGATCCTCTCCCTCACCGTCACAG CCTCTCCTCTGCCAGCCTTCATCGTCAGACacgttgtagtgctgctgatcctacTGACAGCCATCACCGCCTCCTACCTGTACTACAAG CCCACCAGGAGGCAGAAGAGAGTGAACAGGGTGAGCAGCATGGATCTTCATGTCCATGGAGATGGTCTCTCTGAGCTCCAGAGCTGA